In Ischnura elegans chromosome 9, ioIscEleg1.1, whole genome shotgun sequence, the following proteins share a genomic window:
- the LOC124165413 gene encoding uncharacterized protein LOC124165413 — MAVWERNAVEALISFYEEKRCLYEVSSPDYHLKQKRSSALQDIATNLLPFRPGTTSEDVKTKINGLRTQYMAEKNKLIRSKKSGAGVEEVVRPKLWCYNNLSFLERHTAPTKSVSHLDPVELNKETPIEIQSGELSDVTAEEQHEIGTIPVPLISEESTSASADHCNISSRSGSSRGVPTPKRRRTGEADITTFLSKASSALEQGTLRKNTKFENFGLFVGQ; from the exons ATGGCCGTTTGGGAGAGGAACGCTGTGGAAGCCCTCATTAGTTTTTACGAGGAAAAAAGGTGTTTGTACGAAGTAAGCTCCCCAGATTACCACTTGAAGCAGAAGAGAAGTTCGGCGCTGCAAGACATAGCCACTAATTTGTTGCct TTTCGACCTGGTACCACATCGGAGGACGTGAAAACGAAGATAAATGGCCTCCGCACACAATACATGgctgaaaaaaacaaattaatcagGTCGAAGAAGAGTGGAGCAGGAGTGGAAGAGGTTGTAAGGCCAAAATTGTGGTGCTACAACAATTTAAGTTTCCTTGAAAGGCATACGGCACCCACGAAGAGCGTATCACACTTGGATCCCGTGGAGCTTAACAAG GAAACGCCCATTGAAATACAATCAGGAGAGTTATCAGATGTCACGGCAGAAGAGCAGCATGAAATTGGTACCATCCCAGTCCCCTTAATCAGTGAAGAGTCCACCTCTGCCAGCGCTGACCACTGCAACATCTCCTCAAGAAGCGGGTCATCAAGAGGAGTACCGACCCCCAAGAGGAGAAGGACTGGGGAAGCAGACATAACTACCTTTCTCTCAAAGGCTTCGTCAGCCCTTGAGCAAGGGACACTgcggaaaaacacaaaatttgaaaatttcggcCTGTTTGTAGGGCAATAA